The following proteins are co-located in the Trichormus variabilis 0441 genome:
- a CDS encoding FkbM family methyltransferase, with amino-acid sequence MKDYLYELRRNIYESFGNSKYSKPGLNNLDKKLENYLNFRNGFFIEVGANDGYRQSNTYYLEKFLGWHGILVEGIPSLYKECKRIRNNSSVYNCALVAPDFPDSFVQMHYANLMSVVENSLKNKESQYEHIQRGLELQKIQQSYGIQVPAKTLESILDKFAELPQIDFLSLDVEGYELDVLKGINLVKYQPKYILVEARFFEEINLYLSFNYDLIDQLSHHDYLYRLKSANKIQ; translated from the coding sequence ATGAAAGATTATTTATATGAATTACGCAGAAATATTTATGAATCTTTTGGAAACTCTAAATATTCTAAACCTGGGCTTAATAATTTAGATAAAAAACTTGAAAATTATCTTAATTTCAGAAATGGTTTTTTTATTGAAGTTGGTGCTAATGATGGTTATAGACAAAGCAATACTTATTACCTGGAAAAATTTTTGGGTTGGCATGGAATTTTAGTTGAAGGTATTCCTAGTTTGTATAAAGAATGTAAAAGGATCAGGAATAATTCATCTGTATATAACTGTGCTTTAGTTGCGCCTGATTTTCCAGATAGTTTTGTACAAATGCACTATGCAAACCTTATGTCAGTAGTTGAAAATTCGCTAAAAAATAAAGAAAGTCAATATGAGCATATTCAAAGAGGCTTAGAACTTCAGAAAATTCAGCAAAGTTATGGTATTCAAGTTCCTGCAAAAACACTTGAATCTATTTTAGATAAATTTGCCGAATTACCTCAAATAGATTTTTTATCTTTAGATGTTGAGGGATATGAGTTAGATGTATTAAAAGGTATAAATTTAGTAAAGTATCAACCTAAATATATTCTTGTGGAAGCAAGATTTTTTGAAGAAATAAATTTATATTTAAGTTTTAATTATGATCTGATAGATCAGCTTTCTCATCATGATTATCTTTATAGATTAAAATCTGCTAATAAAATACAGTAG
- a CDS encoding flippase, translated as MLDKYKTQILFSFRQKFGSDKLAVIQNIAWLFIDRILRMGFGLVVGVWIARYLGVQQFGLFNYATAFVALFNPLTTLGLDNLVIRSIVREPEARYQILGTAFLLKLAGGIGCVLLTVSSIFVLRQNDQLTIGIVAILATAGIFSAFDTIDIWFQSQVQSKYTVVAKNTAFIIIVLLKVTLIKMQAPLLAFAWAGLAEIGLGAAGLILVYKAKGYSLWLWRWNLPLAKTFLKESWPLMLSGLSIMIYMKIDQIMLGEMVDASAVGLYSAATRISEVWYFIPMAIASSVTPSIFAAKEVSEELYYQRIKKLLRGLVLISIVIALPISFMSETIVTLLFGNGYTAAGAVLAIHVWASLFVFMGVATSSWFVAEGLTHLSLRRTLIGAITNILLNLLLIPHYAGVGAAIATVISYVIAAFLANLFHSKSHKIFWLQFQSILLFL; from the coding sequence ATGCTAGACAAATATAAAACTCAGATTTTATTCTCATTTCGTCAAAAGTTTGGCTCTGACAAGTTAGCGGTTATTCAAAATATAGCTTGGTTATTCATTGATCGCATTCTTCGTATGGGTTTTGGGTTAGTTGTAGGTGTTTGGATTGCTCGTTATTTAGGAGTGCAGCAATTTGGTCTTTTTAACTATGCCACTGCTTTCGTAGCACTATTCAATCCTTTGACAACTCTAGGGCTAGATAACTTGGTCATACGTTCTATTGTGCGTGAACCTGAAGCTAGATACCAAATTTTAGGGACAGCTTTTTTGCTCAAGTTAGCTGGTGGAATAGGATGCGTATTGTTAACAGTTAGCTCTATTTTTGTATTGCGTCAAAATGACCAGTTGACTATTGGGATAGTAGCAATTTTAGCAACGGCAGGGATATTTTCTGCTTTTGACACGATTGACATTTGGTTTCAGTCTCAAGTGCAGTCTAAATATACTGTAGTTGCTAAAAACACCGCATTTATTATCATTGTACTCTTAAAAGTTACTTTGATTAAAATGCAGGCACCATTACTTGCCTTTGCTTGGGCTGGATTAGCAGAAATTGGATTGGGTGCAGCAGGTTTAATACTCGTTTACAAAGCTAAAGGTTATTCACTATGGTTATGGCGTTGGAATCTTCCGCTTGCTAAGACTTTTCTTAAGGAAAGCTGGCCTTTGATGTTATCTGGTTTAAGCATCATGATTTATATGAAAATCGACCAGATTATGTTGGGGGAAATGGTTGATGCTAGTGCCGTAGGTCTTTATTCAGCAGCAACCCGTATTTCCGAAGTTTGGTACTTTATACCAATGGCGATCGCTTCTTCAGTTACTCCTTCGATTTTTGCAGCTAAAGAAGTAAGTGAAGAACTTTATTATCAACGAATAAAAAAACTACTCCGAGGGTTGGTATTGATTTCAATTGTAATTGCTTTACCAATATCATTTATGTCTGAAACAATAGTTACCTTATTATTTGGTAATGGCTATACCGCAGCAGGAGCAGTATTAGCAATTCATGTCTGGGCTTCTTTGTTTGTATTTATGGGGGTTGCTACATCCTCTTGGTTTGTTGCAGAAGGTTTAACTCACCTTTCTTTACGCAGAACACTAATTGGTGCAATTACCAATATTTTGTTAAACCTATTGTTAATTCCTCACTATGCTGGAGTTGGTGCTGCGATCGCAACTGTAATTTCTTATGTAATTGCCGCATTTCTAGCCAATCTTTTTCACTCAAAAAGCCACAAAATTTTCTGGCTTCAATTTCAATCAATTTTATTATTTTTATAG
- a CDS encoding GumC family protein yields the protein MPSHQDDQDLINFQQYWLIAKRRWLLIATIMGSVFGVTGLLTFSQKPIYEAEGKLLFNKQSGVSSLTGVSEQLGQLSGVTNLSNPLETEAEIIRSNPIIQKTIAESQLKDEQGQPLEIDDFLRSLKIKSVRGTDILQLTYRSANPEEATAIINRLMNTYLENNVRNNRSEATAAREFLSKQLPLVEAKVTEAEAALRRFKEKYEVVSLQEEAIQGVKRLNDLSGQVTQLRAQLVDARTRSGALQNQLALNTKQAMALSSLSQSNAVQQVLSEYQKVQDQLAVERSRFTEEHPVIANLLNKEQALKEQLEGRVSKTLGSWQPIPEQDLQIGELKQTLTANLVQVEVERLGLENQVGVLMKAFVLYQARLRVLPKLEQQQLQLQRQLQIAQTTYEQMLKRLQDVEVVENQNVGNARIVSEALLPKTPVSPRIVLNLALGGFLGFFLAIGAALLLEAGDKSVRTQEEAQQLLDYPLLGTIPAFDQKARLARGESITELPVLNNPYSSVNAAFEMLQINLGFSFSDKKLKVIVVSSCVMNEGKSFIAANLAVATAQMGRRVLLIDADMRRPRQHEMWQQPNLMGLSNVLVGQATLAEAAKEVVINLELLTSGTIPPNPAALLDSQRMNGLLQQAAEDYDYVIIDTPPLSVLADASIIGKMADGMLLVARPGVLNSAAAKTTKTLIEHSRVSVLGMVVNCVATDSNDYGYYYSHKNTGDNNSGKKDRIKSNLSKITGLRLL from the coding sequence ATGCCTTCCCATCAAGACGATCAAGACCTGATTAACTTCCAACAGTATTGGCTGATTGCAAAAAGACGTTGGTTACTGATAGCCACGATTATGGGATCGGTGTTTGGAGTCACAGGGTTGCTTACTTTTAGTCAAAAACCAATCTATGAAGCAGAGGGTAAACTCCTCTTTAATAAGCAAAGTGGCGTTTCTTCCCTAACAGGTGTAAGTGAGCAATTGGGACAACTTAGTGGGGTGACCAATCTTTCTAACCCTTTGGAAACTGAGGCAGAAATTATTCGCTCAAACCCCATAATTCAAAAAACCATTGCTGAGTCGCAGCTTAAAGATGAACAAGGACAACCTTTAGAAATAGATGATTTCCTACGAAGCTTAAAAATAAAAAGTGTCCGAGGAACTGATATCTTACAACTTACCTATCGTAGTGCTAATCCTGAAGAAGCAACAGCGATTATTAATAGATTGATGAACACTTATCTGGAGAACAATGTTCGCAATAATCGTTCTGAAGCTACAGCCGCAAGGGAATTTTTAAGCAAGCAATTACCTCTAGTCGAGGCGAAAGTCACAGAAGCAGAAGCAGCACTACGTCGATTCAAAGAAAAATACGAGGTTGTTTCCCTACAAGAAGAAGCTATACAAGGAGTCAAAAGGCTGAATGATTTATCCGGCCAAGTGACTCAACTGCGCGCACAGTTAGTTGATGCTAGAACTCGTTCTGGTGCTTTGCAAAATCAATTAGCATTGAACACAAAGCAAGCTATGGCACTGAGCAGCTTAAGCCAATCCAATGCAGTACAACAAGTGCTATCAGAATACCAAAAGGTTCAAGACCAGTTAGCTGTGGAGAGGTCACGATTTACTGAGGAACACCCGGTTATTGCTAATTTATTAAATAAAGAACAAGCTCTCAAAGAGCAGCTAGAAGGAAGAGTGAGCAAAACTTTAGGTAGTTGGCAGCCGATTCCAGAGCAAGATTTACAAATAGGGGAACTCAAACAGACTCTAACCGCTAATTTAGTGCAGGTGGAAGTTGAACGATTGGGATTAGAAAATCAAGTTGGTGTGTTGATGAAGGCATTTGTACTTTATCAAGCACGTCTGAGAGTCTTACCCAAGTTGGAACAACAACAACTACAGTTACAACGACAGCTACAGATTGCCCAAACAACCTATGAACAAATGCTAAAACGATTGCAAGATGTTGAGGTGGTGGAAAATCAGAATGTGGGTAATGCCAGGATTGTTTCTGAAGCTTTACTTCCCAAAACACCAGTTTCTCCTCGGATTGTCTTGAATTTGGCATTAGGGGGATTTTTAGGCTTCTTCTTAGCTATTGGTGCAGCTTTGTTGCTAGAGGCTGGAGACAAGTCTGTGAGGACACAAGAAGAAGCTCAACAGTTGCTGGATTATCCTTTGTTGGGTACAATTCCAGCTTTTGACCAAAAAGCTAGACTGGCTCGTGGTGAGAGTATCACCGAATTACCCGTACTCAATAACCCTTACTCTTCAGTTAATGCAGCCTTTGAAATGCTGCAAATCAATTTGGGCTTCTCCTTTTCTGATAAGAAACTGAAGGTAATTGTGGTTAGCAGTTGTGTGATGAATGAAGGCAAGTCTTTTATTGCTGCTAATTTGGCGGTAGCGACTGCCCAAATGGGAAGACGAGTATTATTGATTGATGCAGATATGCGTCGCCCTCGTCAACATGAAATGTGGCAACAGCCTAACTTGATGGGTTTAAGCAATGTTTTAGTGGGTCAGGCTACCCTAGCCGAAGCTGCTAAGGAAGTGGTAATTAATCTAGAATTACTTACTTCTGGTACCATACCGCCTAACCCTGCGGCTCTACTAGACTCACAACGTATGAATGGGTTACTCCAACAAGCTGCTGAAGATTATGACTACGTAATTATTGACACTCCACCTTTAAGTGTTTTGGCGGATGCTTCGATCATAGGCAAAATGGCAGATGGAATGTTATTGGTTGCACGTCCTGGTGTGCTTAATTCTGCTGCGGCTAAGACTACAAAGACACTCATTGAGCATTCGCGTGTGTCAGTGTTGGGAATGGTGGTGAATTGTGTAGCTACTGATAGTAATGACTACGGTTACTACTACTCCCATAAAAATACTGGAGATAATAATTCTGGCAAAAAGGATAGGATTAAGTCAAATTTAAGTAAAATCACTGGATTGAGGCTGCTTTAA
- a CDS encoding sugar transferase: MVISIIAGKKISNSHQTRNILCVLLLIGDILGLVLSYSICLWLRLGNNLHGFDPLIYIFFFLVLTGLYLADTYHPDRQIAGLRAPSRILISNFVVGAIIAALIYLTSAWGTDLLLKRGVWLPSLGLFTIWAVGLRIGAANWAKAQAQHSRWLILGAGKKAILFGKTFLERSSLGRLIFLSTGEQNSNELTENHQVSVGSLNDLPQWSQQHWSGVVVTTPTELSDVQMQQLMQLRLSGVSIYGLPDVCETLWYKLPSSLLQDNWLAFGNGFNLTADSISQKLKRSVDIILTCCLCAFLSPLMLLAALAIKLDSPGPVFYSQIRTGLEGKPFKVYKFRSMYQDAEKRGAQWADERDPRITRVGRWLRLTRIDELPQILNVIWGEMSLIGPRPERPEFDVKLRQEIPYYDLRYVVKPGITGWAQVMYPYGASIEDAYEKLAYDLYYIKNYSLALDLAIALKTIRVVLLGKGR; this comes from the coding sequence ATGGTTATTAGTATTATTGCTGGAAAAAAAATCAGCAATTCACATCAGACACGTAACATCCTCTGTGTATTGCTGCTGATAGGGGATATTTTGGGTTTGGTGTTGAGTTATTCCATCTGTTTATGGTTGCGATTGGGTAACAATCTGCATGGTTTTGACCCGTTAATTTATATCTTTTTCTTTCTAGTTCTCACAGGTTTGTATTTAGCAGATACCTACCATCCAGATAGGCAAATAGCAGGTTTACGCGCCCCATCCCGCATTCTGATTAGTAATTTTGTAGTTGGCGCTATTATTGCAGCACTCATTTACCTTACCAGTGCTTGGGGAACAGACTTGCTTTTGAAACGGGGAGTTTGGCTTCCTAGCTTAGGGCTATTTACTATCTGGGCTGTGGGATTAAGAATAGGGGCAGCAAACTGGGCAAAAGCCCAAGCTCAACACAGCCGTTGGTTAATTTTGGGCGCAGGTAAAAAAGCCATCCTCTTCGGCAAAACTTTTCTCGAACGTAGTTCGTTGGGGCGCTTGATTTTTCTCTCCACCGGAGAGCAGAACAGCAATGAGTTAACAGAAAATCATCAAGTTTCTGTAGGGAGTCTTAATGACTTACCTCAATGGAGCCAACAACATTGGTCAGGGGTAGTAGTGACGACTCCAACAGAGTTATCTGACGTACAAATGCAACAACTGATGCAGTTGCGTTTATCTGGTGTCTCCATCTACGGTCTTCCCGATGTTTGTGAAACCTTGTGGTATAAACTTCCCTCGTCTCTGCTTCAGGATAATTGGCTGGCTTTTGGTAATGGTTTTAATTTAACTGCTGACAGCATTAGTCAAAAGCTCAAGCGCTCAGTAGATATTATACTGACGTGCTGTTTATGTGCATTTTTATCTCCATTGATGTTGTTGGCAGCTTTAGCAATTAAGTTAGATAGCCCTGGCCCTGTGTTCTACTCTCAAATACGGACTGGACTAGAAGGTAAGCCTTTTAAAGTTTACAAATTTCGCTCCATGTATCAAGATGCCGAAAAACGTGGGGCGCAGTGGGCAGATGAACGAGACCCGCGAATTACCAGGGTAGGGCGTTGGTTACGCCTAACTAGAATTGATGAATTACCGCAGATATTAAACGTTATCTGGGGAGAAATGAGCCTCATTGGCCCTCGCCCAGAACGACCAGAATTTGATGTCAAACTGCGTCAAGAAATTCCCTATTATGATTTGCGTTATGTGGTCAAACCCGGTATTACAGGCTGGGCGCAGGTCATGTATCCCTACGGTGCATCAATAGAAGATGCTTACGAAAAGCTAGCTTATGACCTCTACTACATCAAGAATTACTCCCTAGCTTTAGATTTAGCGATCGCTCTTAAAACTATTCGAGTAGTATTACTA